A segment of the Commensalibacter oyaizuii genome:
ATGCACAAATTGTTTTTTTGAGATGGGCAACAGCTAAAGAAAATTGGCCTGAATGTTTTAAGATATTGATTTTAGCGACATGCAATAGAATGTCGTTTGGTGTTAAAGTGATGGCTTCATCAACGACTGGAAAAATCAGATGGTGCAGGTAATGGCGGCCTAAATAAGGTTCTAGCTCGCAACAGCAATGTGTGGAGGGTTTTTCAATTAATTGTTGTGCTTGACACAAGTATTTTGCTGCCTCTTTAGGGGTATGACAACCAGCCATGGCAATCCCTAATAAGATCATTATTTGGTAATTTTGACGTAAGTGGCGATAGGGCGATAATATATGTTTTGCTTGTTCAAAGTCACCAAGGACCAAGCTTTCATTTGCATTATCAAATATGGATTGATCTAGCATAGGCGAAGAAAAGCTGTTCATAAAATTCCAAATTACATAAATGATTGGTTGGTAAGAATTCAATGAATCTACTAATTTTCCATCTTTGAAGCCCAGTTTTTTAATTTACTGGTTTTACCTATCCCAGGATTAAACACATTACAGGGATCTAGTTCTTGATAAAAATTTTTAAGCGGTTCTTTGGCAGGATATAAATGACCGACGTTGTGTTCTGCGGGATATTGAGCCCCCCTCTGGTCAAGGAGTTTTAGCATATCTTCTTCCAACGTATAAATATCGTTCCCTTTGCAAATGATATAATCTTGATGGAAAACATGACAAAAGAAATGACCATAGTAAAGTTTGTGCATACATTTGCTGTTAATTTCGGGGGGAAGGGTTTCCACCCATTGTTTATCATTACGTCGTAGGGCAATATCTAAGGCAAGGATGTCTTCGACCGTTTTAGTGTGAACAGCCCTATATCGAACAGCAGCCCCAGCAACAGCAAATCGATGTAAGAAAGCTTTACGTCCCTCCTGTGGTGTGCATTCGAAGTAAGAACCATCTCTGCTATCAGTAAAAAACTGTTTCAGATACGACTTTACAAATTCAAGTTCGTTTTTGCCTATTTTTAATAAGAGATGATGTTCATAGCGCTGTGCATAATCATTCATTCGCTTTGGCAAATGTTGAGGGAAAAACTTACTGACAAATTGCATCACGCGATCACTAAGATTTTTTGGGAATACGTCAAATTTCTTAGTAAAATAATCAAAACGATTTTTTAATGCGAACAATGTTGGGATATAGTTTGTACCAAAACTATTAATAAACAAGAAAGTATCTTTACCGTAAATCGCTGCGATATTATATGCATCTTTGTGAATATACTCTCCAGAAATTGGGACGATGTGTTGGGATAAAAGATCATGGCGGATTTGGCTAAGTTTATCAGGATTATTGGTTCCAATGTAAAAAACTTGTGTTTCATCTTCTTGGGGAAATGTGTCAAGTCTTACTGCAAAGACTGCTAATTTTCCAGCACATCCAGATGCTTCGTGCAGATGATGTGGATCAGCATTATATCGTGCTGGTGTTGGTGCATCAACTTGACAAACATGATCTTTATAACGATGATCCGAGCAATTTTTATCGGTAGAATAGACCTGAGTTAAATCAAAGTTCCCTTGATCAAGATTATTTAAAATCTCTTCTGGAGTAGATCCCAATTCAATGCCCAAATGATTGACCAATTCCAATTGCCCTTCTTTGGTATATTGGGCATATAAAGCCATTTCCGTATAAGCAGGTCCACGTTGAACAAGCGCACCACCAGAGTTATTACAAATTCCGCCAAGAACGGATGCCCCAATACAAGAAGATCCAATAACAGAATGAGGATCCCTGTGATAGGGTTTTAATTTTTTTTCTAATTCGTTTAGTGTGGAGCCTGGAAAGCAAAGCACTTGTTCAGCGTTATTTAACAAATATAATTGTTTTATTTTCATTGTGTTGATGATGACAATATCCCTGTCATAATCATTGCCATCGGGGGTTGAACCACCCGTTAATCCCGTGTTGGCCGCCTGCATGATAATAATGATATCGTTTTGAACACAGGCTTGCAGAACTTGCCATAATTCCAAAAGATGGTGTGGTTGTACTACTGCAATTGCTTTACCAGAACCATATCTAAAACCATGGCAAAAAAAACCCATTTTATTAGGGTCAAGAATGACGTTTTTTTTACCTACTATTTTTGCTATGTGGACTAGCAGTTTTTTATGATCAGAGGATAAAGAAAGAGCAGATTTATTTTTAAAAAACATGGAGGAAATTTCTTTTATAATACAGAATTATATCATAATTTAATGTATTATCTATAATTTGTAAAACTCCAAGTCCAAATTATGACAGTAATTAACCAGTGATATTGTGTAAGTTTCGCCTGTATCTGTATTTAACAGTGAATCAAAAAAGGGAGGTAACCCTCCCTTTGATGAATACAAGATTCTTAAAAGATTAAACAGATTTCATAGCTTCGGTTAGTTCGCCAAGAACCGTTGCAGAATCTTTTGATTCCATAACGGCAACCTCTGCAACATAGCGTTCTTGTGCCGCTTCAAAAAGTTTTCTTTCGCTAAAGCTGCCGTCTAAGCTATCGACATTACGACGCAGATCACGCAAGACTTCAGCAATTTGAATTAAGTCACCAGAGTTGATTTTTTCCTGATAGATGACTGCCCGTCTAGCCCACATGCCTTTGTTATTTTGAGGTTTACCCTTAATAACGGCCATTGCTTTGCTAACAATTTCGCGGGACGCGATTTTACGTAACCCTGCTTTTTTGGCTTTTGCCAAAGGGATACGTAATGTCATCTGATTATCGGGGAAGGAAATCTGAACCATTTCAAGTTTTGTTCCAGCAATTTCCTCGACACCAATACGATCAACGCGCCCAACACCATGGGCTGCGTACACGATGGCATCACCTTCCTGGAATGGAAAAGAATCTTTATTACTTACTTGTTGAGCAGCGGTTTTGGCAACAGCAGCGCGTGCCATTTCATCTGTTACACCGCCTTTAGGGGGAGATCGGAATATGTTCATTTAAATTACGCTATCATATTTTAGACAAATTGTCACCATTATTATTTAATAGAATATCATTTTGGGAGATGAAAAAGTAATTTACCATTGAATCCCATTTACCGGAGTAATTGGTGCTCCCGTTGGATCCCCGATCTGTTCAAGCAAATCTATTTCAAGGCTGCGCGTCATGGTTAACATTGGCAAAGAGTGTGGGGTTTCGTCAAACGGGTTTTGAAGGTCACTGCCAATTGTATCTAAGGCAATAAATAAAAACCCAACCAATGCTGATCCCAGGGGTGTCATCCAACCTAATGTTTGTACCATTGAAAATGGCAAAATAACGCATACAATTTCAGTTAAAAATCGAGGTAAAATAGAGAACTGTATTGATAAAGGAGTATTTTTAATACGTT
Coding sequences within it:
- the dld gene encoding D-lactate dehydrogenase, whose amino-acid sequence is MFFKNKSALSLSSDHKKLLVHIAKIVGKKNVILDPNKMGFFCHGFRYGSGKAIAVVQPHHLLELWQVLQACVQNDIIIIMQAANTGLTGGSTPDGNDYDRDIVIINTMKIKQLYLLNNAEQVLCFPGSTLNELEKKLKPYHRDPHSVIGSSCIGASVLGGICNNSGGALVQRGPAYTEMALYAQYTKEGQLELVNHLGIELGSTPEEILNNLDQGNFDLTQVYSTDKNCSDHRYKDHVCQVDAPTPARYNADPHHLHEASGCAGKLAVFAVRLDTFPQEDETQVFYIGTNNPDKLSQIRHDLLSQHIVPISGEYIHKDAYNIAAIYGKDTFLFINSFGTNYIPTLFALKNRFDYFTKKFDVFPKNLSDRVMQFVSKFFPQHLPKRMNDYAQRYEHHLLLKIGKNELEFVKSYLKQFFTDSRDGSYFECTPQEGRKAFLHRFAVAGAAVRYRAVHTKTVEDILALDIALRRNDKQWVETLPPEINSKCMHKLYYGHFFCHVFHQDYIICKGNDIYTLEEDMLKLLDQRGAQYPAEHNVGHLYPAKEPLKNFYQELDPCNVFNPGIGKTSKLKNWASKMEN
- a CDS encoding CarD family transcriptional regulator encodes the protein MNIFRSPPKGGVTDEMARAAVAKTAAQQVSNKDSFPFQEGDAIVYAAHGVGRVDRIGVEEIAGTKLEMVQISFPDNQMTLRIPLAKAKKAGLRKIASREIVSKAMAVIKGKPQNNKGMWARRAVIYQEKINSGDLIQIAEVLRDLRRNVDSLDGSFSERKLFEAAQERYVAEVAVMESKDSATVLGELTEAMKSV